The following are encoded in a window of Halosolutus halophilus genomic DNA:
- a CDS encoding DUF7345 domain-containing protein — translation MGRWIVAFGVLVVLSGLLVSPVSGAGATASDPADTDEPTLHVELTADGDATVSLVSVYDLTDEDERDAFETLESDDETRTELLDRFTARMQPVAANASDDVDREMTVTADSIDVRTTDDDRGVVVLSVTWAQLAAVEDDRLVVTEPFASGYETDRTVVVAGPDGSTIETATPEPDTESDGQASWDAGTEFDGFEAAFSLSAEETGGDETDAADDSLPGFGVPITAATLLALIGIGIRRDE, via the coding sequence ATGGGACGATGGATCGTCGCTTTCGGCGTGCTCGTCGTGCTCTCGGGGCTCCTGGTTTCACCGGTTTCAGGTGCCGGTGCGACGGCCAGCGATCCCGCCGATACCGACGAACCCACGTTGCACGTCGAACTGACGGCCGACGGTGATGCCACCGTCTCGCTCGTCAGCGTGTACGACCTCACAGACGAGGACGAGCGCGACGCGTTCGAGACGCTCGAATCCGACGACGAGACCCGCACAGAACTGCTCGATCGATTTACCGCTCGAATGCAGCCGGTCGCCGCGAACGCGAGCGACGACGTCGACCGCGAGATGACGGTTACGGCGGATTCGATCGACGTCCGCACGACGGACGACGATCGCGGCGTCGTCGTGCTCTCGGTGACCTGGGCGCAACTCGCGGCGGTCGAGGACGATCGGCTCGTCGTGACCGAGCCGTTCGCGAGCGGGTACGAGACCGATCGGACGGTCGTCGTCGCCGGGCCGGACGGGTCGACGATCGAGACTGCGACGCCGGAGCCTGACACCGAGTCGGACGGACAGGCGAGCTGGGACGCCGGGACCGAGTTCGACGGGTTCGAAGCGGCGTTCTCGCTGTCCGCCGAGGAGACCGGCGGCGACGAGACCGACGCCGCCGACGACTCGCTTCCCGGATTCGGCGTTCCGATAACGGCTGCGACCCTGCTCGCGCTGATCGGGATCGGAATCCGTCGCGACGAGTGA
- a CDS encoding class I SAM-dependent methyltransferase: MGSETAQEFYGRWARFYDLVARRTPGIPRLRRRAAAACRLDRGDTVVEMGCGTGANLPYLRERVGPEGTVIGVDFTRPVLDRARDLTAAYDNVHVVRGDATQPPIGRANEIDGIDADDDRGIPDAILATFVVGMLADPAGAVDDWCDLVGPGGHVVLANAASSRKWYAPPVNAVFRAIVVLSTPPTTKFRYEDDPHRRLDAKIDAAHTRLRDRSTAIADETHVFGVVRLTGGRIE, from the coding sequence ATGGGCTCGGAAACCGCACAGGAGTTCTACGGCCGCTGGGCGCGATTCTACGACCTGGTCGCCCGCCGGACGCCCGGTATTCCGCGACTTCGCCGGCGTGCGGCCGCCGCCTGTCGGCTCGATCGCGGCGACACCGTCGTCGAGATGGGATGTGGCACGGGGGCGAACCTGCCGTACCTGCGGGAGCGAGTCGGTCCCGAGGGAACCGTTATCGGCGTCGACTTCACCCGGCCGGTCCTCGATCGTGCTCGCGACCTCACCGCCGCATACGACAACGTCCACGTGGTCCGTGGCGACGCGACGCAACCGCCGATCGGCCGCGCGAACGAGATCGATGGAATCGACGCAGACGACGATCGCGGGATCCCAGACGCGATCCTGGCCACGTTCGTCGTCGGGATGCTCGCGGATCCGGCAGGCGCGGTCGACGACTGGTGTGACCTCGTCGGGCCGGGCGGACACGTCGTGCTCGCCAACGCCGCGAGCAGCAGGAAATGGTACGCCCCGCCCGTCAACGCCGTCTTCCGGGCGATCGTCGTCCTCTCGACGCCGCCCACGACGAAATTCCGGTACGAGGACGACCCGCACCGGCGACTCGACGCGAAGATCGACGCCGCCCACACACGTCTGCGCGATCGATCGACAGCGATCGCGGACGAAACGCACGTGTTCGGCGTCGTTCGACTGACTGGCGGGCGGATCGAGTGA
- a CDS encoding thiamine-phosphate synthase family protein produces MRFAEEIVVDEFLPTVRSLLAGALRERGLTQSEVAEVLGISQSAVSKYAHGDVTVNERIATDERVEALVDELADGLAAGDVRPVRALIEIEVLIRELEQGGDLLAQLHEEAVPELADHGSNFRVHDPESDLRTSERVLSSLRRGLRLLENASGFAGLIPAVGSNLVACTPDADDIDDVAGVPGRIFDVKGKATVPADPEFGVSEHVATVLLAARRHGADAAAAINVRYDPKLLAELTERGHVTAEFDEADDVPSSIGAALADEPDASVLYQTGGMGIEPLIYVLGPDAESVADTTRSLI; encoded by the coding sequence ATGCGATTCGCCGAAGAGATCGTCGTCGATGAGTTCCTTCCGACCGTCCGGTCGCTGCTCGCCGGTGCGCTCCGCGAACGCGGGCTGACCCAGAGCGAGGTCGCGGAGGTGCTCGGGATCAGCCAGAGCGCAGTGTCGAAGTACGCCCACGGCGACGTCACCGTCAACGAGCGCATCGCGACGGACGAGCGCGTCGAGGCCCTCGTCGACGAACTCGCCGACGGGCTCGCGGCCGGCGACGTCAGGCCGGTCCGGGCGCTGATCGAGATCGAGGTCCTGATCCGGGAACTCGAGCAGGGCGGCGACCTCCTCGCTCAGTTGCACGAGGAGGCCGTGCCGGAACTCGCCGACCACGGCTCGAATTTTCGGGTGCACGATCCGGAGAGCGACCTCCGGACCAGCGAACGGGTCCTCTCCTCGCTCCGGCGCGGGTTACGGCTCCTCGAGAACGCGAGCGGGTTCGCCGGGCTGATCCCCGCCGTCGGCTCGAACCTCGTCGCCTGTACGCCGGATGCGGACGACATCGACGACGTCGCCGGCGTTCCCGGTCGTATCTTCGACGTGAAAGGGAAGGCGACGGTGCCGGCCGATCCCGAGTTCGGCGTCTCCGAACACGTCGCAACCGTGCTCCTTGCGGCGCGCCGCCACGGTGCGGACGCCGCGGCGGCGATCAACGTCAGGTACGATCCCAAGTTGCTCGCCGAACTGACCGAACGCGGCCACGTTACCGCCGAGTTCGACGAAGCCGACGACGTCCCCTCGAGTATCGGCGCCGCGCTGGCGGACGAACCGGACGCGTCCGTGCTGTACCAGACCGGCGGCATGGGAATCGAACCGCTCATCTACGTCCTGGGTCCGGACGCGGAGTCCGTCGCGGACACGACCAGATCGCTCATCTGA
- the dcd gene encoding dCTP deaminase, whose amino-acid sequence MILSDADILDRLEAGDLVVEPLDDPDLQIQPASVDLRLGREFLEFQRTNIPCIHPNSEQEVDEYVTETIVEDGDDFILHPGDFVLGTTYERVEIPADLIAHVEGRSSLGRLAVVVHATAGLCDPGYRGQITLELSNLGTAPVALTPGMRVSQLTFTELKTPADRPYGSDRGSKYQDQDGPQASRIQSDDEFGGDQLEREN is encoded by the coding sequence ATGATCCTCTCCGACGCGGACATTCTCGATCGGCTCGAGGCCGGCGACCTCGTCGTCGAACCGCTGGACGACCCGGACCTGCAGATCCAGCCCGCCAGCGTCGACCTCCGACTGGGACGCGAGTTCCTCGAGTTCCAGCGGACGAACATCCCCTGTATCCACCCCAACTCCGAACAGGAGGTCGACGAGTACGTCACCGAAACGATCGTCGAGGACGGCGACGACTTCATCCTCCACCCCGGTGACTTCGTGCTCGGGACGACCTACGAGCGCGTCGAGATCCCGGCCGACCTGATCGCCCACGTCGAGGGTCGATCGTCGCTGGGCCGCCTCGCCGTGGTAGTGCACGCCACAGCGGGGCTGTGCGATCCCGGCTACAGGGGCCAGATCACGCTCGAACTCTCCAACCTCGGCACGGCACCCGTCGCGCTCACGCCGGGGATGCGCGTCTCGCAGCTCACGTTCACGGAACTCAAGACCCCCGCCGATCGGCCCTATGGAAGCGATCGGGGCTCGAAGTACCAGGACCAAGACGGCCCGCAGGCGTCGCGCATCCAGAGCGACGACGAGTTCGGCGGCGACCAGCTCGAGCGCGAGAACTGA
- the pth2 gene encoding peptidyl-tRNA hydrolase Pth2, whose translation MKQAIVARTDVGMGRGKLAAQVAHASLSAYEKADSQLRRQWKQGGQKKVVLKGESERQLHELSEIADSEGIPNALVRDAGHTQLEPGTVTALAVGPAADDRVDRVTGDLSLF comes from the coding sequence ATGAAACAGGCAATCGTCGCCCGCACCGACGTCGGAATGGGTCGGGGAAAGCTCGCCGCACAGGTCGCCCACGCGTCGCTGTCGGCCTACGAGAAAGCCGACAGTCAGCTACGGCGCCAGTGGAAGCAAGGCGGCCAGAAGAAGGTCGTCCTGAAAGGCGAGAGCGAACGTCAACTCCACGAACTCTCGGAGATCGCGGACAGCGAGGGGATTCCGAACGCGCTCGTTCGCGACGCGGGTCACACGCAACTCGAACCGGGTACCGTCACCGCGCTGGCCGTCGGCCCGGCCGCGGACGATCGCGTCGATCGGGTCACCGGCGACCTCTCGCTGTTTTGA
- a CDS encoding alpha/beta hydrolase: MATGPHGDQPIERAGPDLADASAAMILVHGRGARARGMLGLADEIGHDDVAYVAPQAQRGSWYPNSFLADLEDNQPHLDSALELLDETVADVTTGELDGNGSGDGIPLERTILLGFSQGGCLATEYAARNADRYGGVVALSGGLIGPEGTPREYDGSMDRTPVFIGCGDQDPHIPVDRVEESARVFEDLDAEMEKRIYEGVGHTVLEDELEFVRDLVADVAD; the protein is encoded by the coding sequence ATGGCGACCGGCCCACACGGCGACCAGCCGATCGAACGCGCAGGCCCCGACCTCGCCGACGCGTCGGCGGCGATGATCCTCGTCCACGGCCGCGGCGCACGCGCCCGCGGCATGCTCGGACTGGCAGACGAGATCGGTCACGACGACGTCGCGTACGTCGCACCCCAGGCCCAGCGCGGCAGTTGGTACCCCAACTCCTTCCTCGCCGACCTGGAGGACAACCAACCCCACCTCGACTCCGCGCTCGAACTGCTGGACGAAACGGTCGCCGACGTGACCACGGGCGAACTCGACGGGAACGGGAGCGGTGACGGGATCCCCCTCGAACGGACGATCCTGCTCGGGTTCTCGCAGGGTGGCTGTCTCGCGACCGAGTACGCGGCCCGGAACGCCGATCGGTACGGCGGGGTGGTCGCGCTCAGCGGGGGGCTGATCGGCCCCGAGGGGACGCCGCGGGAGTACGACGGGTCGATGGACCGCACGCCGGTGTTCATCGGCTGTGGCGATCAGGACCCGCACATTCCGGTCGATCGGGTCGAGGAGTCGGCGCGAGTGTTCGAGGACCTCGACGCGGAGATGGAGAAACGGATCTACGAGGGCGTCGGCCACACGGTGCTGGAGGACGAACTGGAGTTCGTCCGGGACCTCGTTGCCGACGTCGCGGACTGA